The following are encoded together in the Raphanus sativus cultivar WK10039 unplaced genomic scaffold, ASM80110v3 Scaffold0848, whole genome shotgun sequence genome:
- the LOC108847141 gene encoding pectinesterase 5-like, whose amino-acid sequence MIGKVVVSVASVLLLVGVAIGVVVIINKNGNTPLSPQMKAVQGICQGTSDKASCVKTLEPVKSDDPNKLIKAFILAVQDAVTKSSNFTGKAEGDLGSSISPNNKAVLEYCKKVFLYALEDLGTILEEMGEDLNQIGSKIDQLKQWLIGVYNYQTDCLDDIQEDDLRKTIAEGIANSKILTGNAVEIFHTVVSEMAKLNAKVDDFKNMTSGVFSPSDKGTAPVDKETPPVVDTPVADPDGPSRRLLEDIDETGVPTWVSGADRKLLANAGRGRRRGGGARIRANFVVAKDGSGQFNSIQQAVNACPDKNPGRCIIYIKAGIYREQVIIPKKKNNIFMFGDGARKTVITYNRSVGLSSGTTTSTSGTVQVESEGFIAKYIGFRNTAGPNGHQAVAIRVNGDRAVIFNCRFDGYQDTLYVNNGRQFYRNCVISGTVDFIFGKSATVIQNSLIVVRRGNKGQYNTVTADGNEMGFAMKLGIVLQHCRIVPDRKLAAERLTVESYLGRPWKKYSTTVVINTELGDLIRPEGWRMWDGESNHKTCRYVEYNNRGPGANTNRRVNWAKIARTAGEVSQFTVANWLSPVNWIQQSNVPVTLRL is encoded by the exons atgattggAAAAGTTGTTGTTTCGGTGGCCTCTGTTCTCCTATTGGTCGGAGTAGCCATAGGAGTCGTtgtcattattaataaaaatggcAACACTCCCTTGTCTCCTCAGATGAAAGCCGTTCAAGGTATTTGCCAAGGGACTTCCGACAAAGCCTCATGTGTCAAGACTCTCGAGCCGGTGAAGAGCGATGACCCAAACAAGCTGATCAAGGCCTTTATTCTTGCTGTACAAGATGCAGTAACCAAATCATCAAACTTCACGGGTAAAGCCGAAGGAGACTTGGGTTCGAGCATCTCGCCAAACAACAAAGCCGTTCTTGAATACTGCAAGAAAGTTTTCTTGTACGCGCTTGAGGATCTCGGTACTATTCTTGAGGAAATGGGTGAAGATCTTAACCAGATCGGTAGCAAAATTGACCAGCTTAAACAATGGTTAATTGGTGTCTACAATTACCAAACCGATTGTCTTGACGATATTCAGGAAGATGATTTGAGAAAGACTATTGCAGAAGGCATTGCAAACTCCAAGATTCTCACTGGCAATGCTGTTGAAATCTTCCACACCGTCGTCAGCGAGATGGCTAAGCTTAACGCCAAGGTAGATGATTTCAAGAACATGACAAGCGGAGTCTTTTCTCCTTCCGACAAAGGAACAGCTCCCGTCGACAAAGAAACTCCTCCAGTCGTTGATACTCCTGTGGCTGACCCAGATGGTCCTTCTCGTCGTCTCCTTGAAGATATTGACGAAACCGGAGTCCCAACATGGGTTTCAGGTGCAGACAGGAAGCTCTTGGCTAATGCTGGACGTGGCCGAAGACGCGGTGGTGGTGCTAGAATCAGAGCCAACTTTGTTGTTGCCAAGGATGGAAGCGGCCAGTTTAACTCGATCCAACAAGCTGTTAACGCTTGTCCCGATAAAAACCCTGGCCGATGCATCATCTACATTAAGGCCGGTATCTACAGAGAGCAAGTTATCATCcctaagaagaagaacaacatcTTCATGTTCGGAGATGGTGCAAGAAAGACCGTTATCACTTACAACAGAAGTGTTGGTCTCAGTTCTGGAACCACCACTTCTACGAGTGGCACAGTCC AGGTCGAATCTGAAGGGTTCATAGCGAAATATATCGGATTCAGGAACACAGCCGGTCCAAATGGACATCAAGCCGTGGCCATCCGAGTCAATGGAGACCGTGCAGTGATCTTCAACTGTAGATTCGACGGTTACCAAGACACTCTATACGTCAACAACGGTCGTCAATTCTACAGAAACTGTGTCATCTCAGGAACAGTCGATTTCATCTTCGGAAAATCAGCAACCGTTATCCAAAACTCACTCATCGTCGTCCGCAGAGGAAACAAGGGACAATACAACACCGTCACAGCCGACGGAAACGAAATGGGATTTGCCATGAAACTCGGTATCGTCCTCCAACACTGCCGCATCGTTCCGGACAGGAAACTAGCAGCAGAGAGGTTGACCGTAGAGTCATACTTGGGAAGGCCATGGAAGAAATACTCAACCACGGTGGTCATCAACACTGAACTCGGTGATTTGATCAGACCAGAAGGTTGGAGAATGTGGGATGGTGAAAGTAACCACAAGACATGTAGGTACGTTGAATACAACAACCGTGGACCAGGAGCTAACACTAATAGGAGAGTTAACTGGGCTAAGATCGCTAGGACTGCAGGTGAAGTAAGTCAGTTCACTGTGGCTAACTGGTTAAGTCCCGTTAACTGGATTCAACAAAGTAACGTTCCTGTCACGCTTCGATTATAA